caatacaaatactaatagaaattgcactattgataatgaataataataataattacctctattatcaacaatacaactgtttcaaatgcaacaatacttatatgtaatgataataataatatacaaaagAGAGCAGATAAATGGAAGGGACGAAAGAGaatccaactatattaaccttgtagattgttatagtaacaataggttaagctttgtcagtgtgccgtgtgttatccagtttcccctagggcaacaacgttaatatatgtttgatgaaacgtgattatatgcatgagtgtatgtatatatatgtacttcaatatgtacagtacagtattgacaaacatttttaatgaatatacagccGATGTCTACTGTAATTTGCTAAGATATAAGTGAAATATAAACCGACAAAAATTCCACTTTCAGATTTTCCCTCTCAGGGGCATTGCCATAGCGAGTCAGTTGCATGAATACTAAGTACAGTAGAGTGTATATATACTAAGTAGATTCATAGCGGCATGAAAAATTGTAAATTTTTGTGGTTGCAACTGAATTATTTCTAACAGGAATGAAATCAACCACGAAGCTATGCTATGCACAACACCAGCCAACAATTTAGTCAAATGAGTGCTTTGTACTTTTGAGGGAGTGAGACCCTCTTTCTGAAGGAGCAAATGTTCCTCTGCAAACAATATGCAACAGGTTTACCACAAACTCAGTGACATACATTAGACGTCGCCACAACTTTGTGcaactattcatttattcttcaaGCAGGCTACATACCAAGCAGTACACTTCCATCAGGATCGAAACAGCGCTGTGCGGGGCTCCATTAGAGCTGCTCTTGTACTGTGCAAGTTCAGTAACACAAATGGAGCAAGCGGGAGCACACAAAGGTActtaaaatgtattacattaagtcaggggtgtcaaactaattttacatcgggggtcacatggagaaaaatctactcccaagtgggccagactggtaaaatcacagcaagataacttaaaaataaaaacaacttcagattgttttctttgtttaaaaatagaacaagcacattctgaaaatgtacaaatcataatgttgttgggggttttttacacttacatgttgcagttaatggtattatatctttttttgtcgttatttatactttctaaataaattatgtgataatgtttatcagtcaactcattggtgttaattttcaatctatcaagataaataaataatatcaaaatcaaattacaggatgttattcatgtagttttcTCATTTTCTTCGGctggtgtactaacatcatgtggttttgttttttttaaatagcataaTTTTTTGTAGCACAATctacaaagacacaaataattgctattgcgatatctagtggacacatttagaacagcagtttctttcatcccAAAATtttggctaatttttatacttagcaaaactCATCTCGTGGGCCGGATCAAACTTGTtcgcgggccatacgtttgacacccctgcattaagtaCTCTTTGAAGGATGCACCTTTTTTTCTTAATAACCTCTGTAATTGTGTATTTATTAATAATGACGATCCATATTCATATCCACACTATAATTATGAGTCTACATTGTTTTAAATCTACACTTCTGTGATGAATTCATTGCTAATATGGAGGGAACATGTATAATCATGTCTCAGACGCCTAAAATGACATTTTGACACAATACAGTATATGGGCCTAACATTTAAAAAGTGTGTATGTTGATTATGTTCACATGAATAGCCGTGTGCTTAAGCAATAAACTAAGAAAGCTTTTAAACAGCTGCTATGTGTCACAGTGGCTGGCATGTGCCACAACTGTCAAacaatattattgttttatttttttgcagcagCAGAGTGCAACCTCACTATGTGGAGGAAATACAAAGTAAAAGCTCAACCTAATGTAAAACCCAATGTGCAGAGTAGCATAATGGACTAGCCTGCAGAAAACAACTAGGATCACTGCAAGTATCTAATTGATTGTTTTAAAGGAAAACATTGTAAATTTTTGTTTTGAgtttcttgtttttttctttaaatcaaACAGCTACTAGCAACTGAAGGTTCAATCCAAAATGGCAAATTGTAGCAGCGAATACTATTATTGTACACCACAAAGTTTTAAACAAATAATTGACTAGTAAACTTAAaaagatgtccaaactttttttccaCTGAACAATCATAGGATGTCGGGGGTATTTTCATTgtccatacagtatatacagaattttttctaaacaaaaaaaagagCCTCAATGTCAGATTTGAGTTATTAAGGTCAGCATTTAAATTTTTCGTCATTACATTATACCCATCTGCTCCTCTATTCCActtttcatgttgtttttttcagcgttagtgtttttaagaatgagCCGTGGGCACTTAAAGAATTAGCTGCGGGCAGTAAATGGCCCCCAGGCTGCACTTTatacacccctgctttatattcAGTATTCACTGCCGTATGGTATTTTACAATAAACCAAAATGCCTCAGTTTCACACAAGTtacaaatagatggatggatggatggatggatggatagatggatagatagatgaatAGATGTTAATGCAATTAataatttatattaaatatgagccaaTGTTTTCAATGTGTTATTTAATATACTCATTACAATGAAACTTtttaaaaacaggttacaggttagaaaaggtaattctggttgcatggagatggcccaaaaatgtattaaaaaaattgatgcttataaaaaatattaatgttattcggatccaaataaaaaaatgttgtgcaCCCCTAAGTGGCggttaaggtttttttttaacattttaagctAGGCTTGTCCAAAGTGTAGGGCTTGGGACATTTTTTATTGACACAGTGCACATGGTAGAACAAAAACAAGGAGTTACGTGGGGGAAAAATGCATAATGTAGGCCGAAGACAATATAGCAATATCACGATAATCGGTTTTAATGATAACCACAATAAAATTCCAAAcgattagtattaccgttttagaTTAAAATTATCGAAAACCTGTGATCGATAACTGCACTCTGATAAACCCATGTACTACCTTGCGCCAGCTCGCTAGCCTAAATGTTAAAatgaaaacaagaaacattaacgtctttctccaTTCTAAAAGGACAtatcccaatctaaacttatataaacacattactgtctgagcaactaagatattcaattgtacaAAGTGAACCTATACAAGCAGTGTTCTCTTAAAGCAAAGTGATTGCTCTATAATAAGAGTAATACAAGATGGgggtgtttttacggtgtgttcaaggactGTTGAACAGAATAGAATGCAACAACATGCTACATACAGTGCAAACCaggatttaaaacaataaaagcataGTGTTAAAACAGATATAGTGAAGcattaaacatgcaaaatagtgggttttctaataGTGTGCCtatttattttagtaaaaaaaaacttggtcaaaacatactttttgaccaCATTCACTATACCGCCTATAATAATGCtaaccatgatcattttggtcacgataaccgtgaTTTCGAATTTTCAAATCGGTAAATCCCCACTACAATAATATAAAAACTCGGGCTGTCATAAATGACGTCTTtattcatgtgattaatcacaaaaacgactccgactggtgtgctcagTGGTAAATTTCACTCCAAAGTACACCCCGAGTGAACTTTAGATGAAACGGTTTGCAcgtttttttagcaaataaacaTGGTGGATTCAAGTAAcacacattaaaaatgtaatttgtgtcaaaaatattggggtctttttttaaaagtgaatttaaattatgcaagcaagtaataacttgtaattaatcatgatttaaaaaatatattataatcgtttgacagcactaatgatATAAACACatcactgtctgagcaactaagatattcaattgtacaCAGTGAACCTATCCAAGCAGTGTTCTCTTAAAGCAAAGTGATTGCTCTATAATAAGAGGAATACAAGACAGAGGTGTTTTTGCGGTGTGTTCAAGGACTGTTGAACAGAATAGGAcgccacaacgcccgccagaaataataatgaatattaataGATTTTATATGTTACGCACGATTCATGTAAATAAATCTTAAGATGCTACATACAGTACAAGGAttcaaaacaataaaagtttAGTGCTAAAACAGATACTTTTAGTGAAacataaaacatgcaaaatagtgagtATTCTAAGAGTGTGCCtatttattttagtaaaaaaaaaaaaaatattggtcaAAACATTTCAGTGAGTGTATACTTATTGACCACATTCACTATACCgcaccgtgatcattttggtcacgataaccgtgaTTTAGAATTTTCAAATCGGTAAATCCCCActacaataatataataactcgtgcgattaatcacaaaaacgactccgactggtgtgctcagTGGTAAATTTCACTCCAAAGTACACCCTGAGTGGACTTTAGATGAAACAGTTTGCACGTTTTTAGCAAATAAACATGGTGGATTCAAGTAACACACATTAATAAtttaatattggggtctttttttcaagtgaatttaaattatgcaagcaagtaattaatcatgattaaaaacAGCACTAGTTACAACATAagtgcaattaacagtgcaatacattttcataacatggtcactactgcacaGTTTCTCttgttttattcttatttttagtgttatatttttattcttattgttgctttttatttgtattcttattgttatattttcaatTGTATTTCCATTTACGCCCCCATTAttgactttttactttttaaattcgatctcaattctgtacactgctgctggaatttaaatgttcctgagggaactctcctgaaggaatcaataaagtactatctatctataaaaAATGAGGGGAAAACTAACCTGTTTCTTTCAAAAGTAATATTAAACGTTGCATTGAAAAATATCAAAGTTGTTGctggtgtataaaaaaaaaaaaagtttggacagcccaGATTGAGTACTTCCAGGGGGGTCCAAGCACAGGCACTCACCGACACACTCGTTGGCCTCCCGGGCAGTGGCTCTCTGCCACGGCCGGTCATAGTGGAAGGGCTTGCACCTGTCACACTCCGGCCCGGCCGTGTTGTGCTTGCACTCGCACACCAGCTCCCCGTCGCGGTCCTTGACGCAGCGCGACGCGTGTCCGTTGCACTTGCAGCGGCCGCCCACCTGCAGGTCGGACACGGCGTAAAAGTAGGAGTCCCGGGCCAGCTCCGAGTCGTCCTCGTTCTCGTCGCCGAACGTGTGCAGCCGGCCGAACGTCACCCGGATGTCGGTGGCCGTCACCCAGTCCTGCAGCACCGGGGAGTTGTCGAAGTCGTGCGCGGAGGGTCGCGCGTCCAGCGTGCTGAAGGCGATCAGGCCGCCGCTCAGCGGGAACATGTCGGTGTGCGAGTCCGTGCAGATGGCCTCCTGCTCGTTCTGCTTGGTGATGGCGGCCCGGTTGGGCTTGTTGTACATCTTCCGGCATTGGGTCGAGTAGAACTGGAACGGCACCCACGTCTTGCCGTAGTCCATGGACTTAAAGATGACCATGGATTCCGGTCTGGGCGAGCAGAACTGGAGGCTGACGTAGGTCACCTCGAACTTCTTGCCCAGGGACAGAGTCAGGGTGACGTTCTGCGGGGACTGGATAAAGTTCTCCGACCGCCAGCACGTTAGGTTGTGCGGGTTGTTGAGGTCGGTGAGGTACGCCGGAGGGTGCGACCTTTTGGGGTCGGACGCGTCGCAGGTGTGACAGTTCCGCGTCCGCTCGTCCACCTTGTCCGCCGAGCTCAGCACGCAGTAGCGGCCGGGGGTCCGCCCGCAGGTGCTGGACACCCTCACCTCCTGGCCGAAGGCCGAGTTGACGAAGTCCGGGATGCATCGGCGGGGGTGGCCGTGCTCGTCGTAGCAGGGGTCCGGGGGTGAGGTCTGGGCGGCGAAAAGAGCCACACCGCCGCCACCGCCACCGTAGCCTCCCGCCGTGCTCCGCCACGACAGCGAGGCGGCCAGCAGCACCGTGAGCGCAGCATTCAGAGCCCGGAACATGTTCGGTACGCGTCGGTCCAAAAGTGTCCGCCGTAGTGGTGCTGCTGGTGGGAGAGGATGTGagtgtagagagagagagagagagagaaagagaggaggagagaaagttaGTGATGGCAATTAAGTCACATGCACACATGCGCTGATCTGTGCAGGGCCGCCCCTGGATTTATTTTGGCCCTGAGCAGCGCCCCCCGTTACAAATGTGTTCACACTTTTTTATTCATGTGAAACGATTTTTAtacggttttgttttttttttaattttataaaactCGAATCTATCtacaaaaatattacatttaacattattaaaaCAGACATTTTTCAATGTTTACCTCAACTGTGACTAATGGCATGCGCCACGGGAGTCAGTGTGAAAAATATGGGAACATGATGACGTCATATTTTCATCACAGAGCAGGAAGTGGCTAGGAAATATGTTTGGGGTAAAATcaagcgccctgtcattcattcattaacaTTTTGCATGCCTTTATTGTGGGCCCAGTACACATTGCAAGGCCATAACTAACAGATAtatgttagaactatacactagtttttattgagttgagttgagttgaattttgagtttatttcgaacatgcaagcatacaacatgatacatcacaatttccagtttctcttttcaacatgtttgaaaaggagtaggaagaagcagagcttatttaatcctaccccttttctttacataacagttgcaaaactttttgttcacttcctgttcacatttttttcacaataaactccataagtaatcacaataaaaataaataaataaataatagtaagaatttaataataataattggtgaagtaagtcatatttcatatgatgagataagtaagattactttaagaatgaatgaatggatggacgaaataaattgagaatgtttgtcatggttcttcttctttgtactttgtaaacactttaagtttgaagagtttcttgaagtggatcatattagtacattgtttgattgctttgcttaatccattccataatttgattccacatactgatatactgaaggtcttaagtgttgtacgtgcaaacaaatgttttaaattacgtttttctctaagattatatttctcctctttttttgagaagaattgttgtatattcttgggtagcaggttatagtttgctttgtgcataattttagctgtttgcaaattcactatgtcgtggaatttcagtatttttgattcaataaataaagggtttgtatgttctctatatccaacattatgtattattctaactgatcttttttgtaacaccgttaatgaatgaagtgtacttttgtaattatttccccatatttctgcacagtagctcagatatggtaacactagtgagcactagagaatatgaagggatttttggtctagaacatgtttcgctttattcattattgacgtgtttcttgcaacttattagaaatggaaacaaGCAAGGATTTtacgatgcatgtgcatgtacgagccaaactgccccacaacaaaagcaTAGAGAAAAATATGGAACTTATTGATTGCAACTGAATAAAAAAGTCAGACTCGTGCAAAGCTCTTTAGGTAAACCTCTACCaagtaactaaggcaaaatatgtctCTAAAgcctcaaattccaaacggctcatttggaaagaggcaaacatgttttattaatatctctgCCAGGCCTCCATTGTTTGTATTCAAATTTTCTAGAGTTTTGGGGAtgcaaaatacacaaaaacaggtatcaataggtaagaaactttatttttttgcagaacAGAACCCCTTTAAGTATATTAgctcttttagctaattttacagagTTGTATCATGTTGTCCTTGAcatacgctaactgttagcatgcaaaccttAGCacactagcttttttttttattttttagctcattttgctgatATGCATAATAtaattcagtggttctcaaatgggggtacgcgtacccctgtgggtacttgaaggtatgccaaggggtacgtgagattttttttaaatgtctgtcaaaaagaactgtgaaaagaaatgcaacaatgcaatattcagtgttgacagctagattttttgtggacatgttccataaatattgatgttaaagatttctttttttttgaagaaatgtttagaattaagttcatgaatccagatggatctctattacaatccccaaagagggcactttgagttgatgattacttctatgtgtagaaatctttatttataattgattcacttgtttatttttcaacaagtttttagttatttcttatatctttttttccaaatagttcaaaagaccacaacaaatgagcaatattttgcactgttatacaatttaataaatcagaaactgatgacatagtgctgtattttacttctttatctatttttttcaaccaaaaatgctttgctctgattagggggtacttgaatttaaaaaatgttcacagggggtacatcactgaaaaaaggttgagaaccactgccctagcacACCACTAGCTATGCTTAGTCTATAGGAAGGGGCAGCCCTGCACACTGTTCTGTGCAGGCCCGCTCATGGATACATTGAGGCCCTAAGCGGAATTTATTTGGAGCCCCAccattccaattttttttaacacgtTTCTAATAATGTAATCTATTTTGATACatgttttgtaataaaaaaaaaaaaaataataaaaaaaaatatatatatatatatatatatatatatatatatatatatatatatatatatatatatatatatatatatatatatatatatatatatatatatatatatatttttttttttttttttttttttaatatttttttccatccatccttccattttctaccgcttgtcccttacagcagtggtccccaaccaccgggccgcaccccggtaccggtccatggatcgattggtaccgggccgcacaggaataaaaaaaaaaaaaaaatatatatatatatatatatatatatatatatatatatatatatatatatatatatatatatatatatatatatatatatatatatatataattttatttttttattaaatcaacataacaaacacaagatacacttacaattagtgcaccaacccaaaaaacctccctcccccatttacactcattcacactcattcgcacaaaagggttgtttctttctgttattaatatttctggttcctaccaatatagatcaatacagtctgcagggatacagtccgtaagcacacatgattgtatttttttatgacaacaaaaaaaataaaaaatatccgtgggacaaattttcaagcgttgaccggttacccaaaggttggggaccactgccttacagggttgcggggggcgctggagcctatcccagctgcacacgggcagaaggcggggtacaccctggacaaatcgccacctttttaataataaatttaacattttaaaacatacatttttcaaTTTCCCCAGCTTTACTTCAACTGTGATTCAATCCCAGTGCCACTTTTTCGAGAGATGAGAATTAACGGTGTGCACTGTGCACCATTAGgagtatacactgtaaaaaatgaccGTAAAAACTACGGCAaaatagcaacagtaaaacacCATAAAATCAAAAATGGTTTATCTCAGTAGTAGatgcagtggattcctgcaaattgaaaaacagtagatAACCTAAATTACTAtggaagttgggagagtggccgtaccagcaacctgagggttcctggttcgatccccagctactaccaacctagtcatgtccgttgtgtccttgagcaagacacttcatggTTAGTGTTtgcatgcatggcagctcccgccatcagtgtgtgaatgtgtgtgtgaatgggtgaatgtggaagtagtgtcaaagcgctttgagtaccttgaaggtagaaaagcgctatacaagtaacccatttaccatttaccatgtatacactgtaaaaaaaatttaaaaaaagaaattacagtgaaatactggcagctgtggttgccagtaattcactgtaaaatacAGTCAGCATGTATTGTACAGGACATAACAGTATGTTGATGTTGGATCTGTTATCTTAAAGTTGATAACTGTTTTTGCGTATGGTAAATTACTATGAAAGAAAACTGCTATATTGTtaacctgtttacaaaaaaactatacaATTTACGGCAAAATACttgcagctgtggttgccaggaattcaccgtaaaacagattagggccaattttagtgttgccaatccccctactaggtgcatgtctttggaggaaaaAACGAGCCTTCCTTGCTCCGTGTCTGTTAAATAGCTGCTTGCAACGAGTTCCAGTTACGGAGCATTGAAGGCTCATTtttaatagctcacttgaaggaagatgttgtgagttgtccagtgaaaggttgtactaATACTTTCAAGTTGAAATCCTTATGTACGGCTCGCATGTCTCAGAAAGACAGGTATCTTGCAGATTCGCTTGTACCTACAGTGAGAAGGTCCTGTGTTCGATTCcctggtctttctgtgtggagttagcACTGACTGGGTgggtcctcccacctccaaagacatgcgcctggggatatgctgat
The Entelurus aequoreus isolate RoL-2023_Sb linkage group LG18, RoL_Eaeq_v1.1, whole genome shotgun sequence DNA segment above includes these coding regions:
- the LOC133633425 gene encoding netrin-1-like, whose amino-acid sequence is MFRALNAALTVLLAASLSWRSTAGGYGGGGGGVALFAAQTSPPDPCYDEHGHPRRCIPDFVNSAFGQEVRVSSTCGRTPGRYCVLSSADKVDERTRNCHTCDASDPKRSHPPAYLTDLNNPHNLTCWRSENFIQSPQNVTLTLSLGKKFEVTYVSLQFCSPRPESMVIFKSMDYGKTWVPFQFYSTQCRKMYNKPNRAAITKQNEQEAICTDSHTDMFPLSGGLIAFSTLDARPSAHDFDNSPVLQDWVTATDIRVTFGRLHTFGDENEDDSELARDSYFYAVSDLQVGGRCKCNGHASRCVKDRDGELVCECKHNTAGPECDRCKPFHYDRPWQRATAREANECVACNCNLHARRCRFNMELYKLSGRKSGGVCLNCRHNTAGRHCHYCKEGYYRDLSKAITHRKACKGTALLHLVSFNAAYRKKWLHP